The window TAATTCAAGAGGGCACTCAGCCGGAGACGAAGAGACGTCTCTTCTCCAGACTGCcccactcctcctcctccgcagGCTGCTGCTCCGAAATCAGAGCCAAGATGGCCCGTCGAATGGAGATGACGACTGTTGGCCCGCCTTTTGGCAGCTACTTGGCACGTGTCTCAGTTTAGGCGGATCCGCAGACTCACTCCTTACTCCTTACCCTTTACCTGGCCATGTCCCAGGGGGTTATCAACATGTGGCCGGAATCAACCACCACGAAAGATGGTAGCCGGCCGGATAGAAAAAACATCAACCCTTGGCCTAAATCGTGAAGCTTTCGATTGGCCCTGAGATGGAGACGGAGGAGGTCATTTGATGGCCTTTGATTCTCATTTGATTCTCGGCAAGCTCATCTTCCATTCTGCTTCCGTTCCAGCTATTACATAAACTATCTGACCAAGGCCATGCAGCTGGAGGATCCGCGCGGACGCAGTTACAGGCAGCTGCAGAACGAGCGCTGTTCCACGGAGTCGATAGCCTTGCAGGTAaccaccacaccacaccaccAGACCCACTCCCCACATCCCTATCACGACACCCATTATGCCTTgcattttattgattttgcaACGCTTGCAACATGCCACTTTGCAGCAAATGGTCAGTCAGTCGCAGACGTCGCACAACAGCTCACCGTACCACCTGGGCTCCTCGGCTCACGTCCATCCCAGCAACAACTTGACGGCCATCCGGGCCTTCCAGGAGCGCAACCAGCAACCGACACTCCACAACATCTCCACCAGCCCCCTGCTGTCCGCCTCCTCCCGAGGACACTTGGTAAGTGCAATTTTAAGGATAATTGGGGTTGCCCCAATTACTTGTCTCCTTGGCGCTCGTTTTTTGTTGAGCAATATGGTTGGAAAAAGGAGTTTCTTCAACAAAAAGATGGGAAAACTTGTATTATAatagtttctttttattttttttataggaaATGTCTTCGCCATTGCCCTTTCAGAGGGCTCGTCTGGGCCCGAATCTCTCGCGACGCTCCACCATCCAGGAGACGTCCTTCACCAACCAGGCCGAAACGGATGCCGTGGTCACTAAAATTCAGAACATGTTTCCCACCGCGGACGACAACCACATTCGTCTGTTGCTCAAGCGGTAAGTGTCTGACTTTGGAATCTCACCTGGCTTCCGTGCTAATACCGCTAATCCCCACTAATCTCTGTCTTCTCACACACGCTGCCTCTCGCCGCTTACTGCACCCGACTAACTGTATATCACTTTATCCACCCACTACGCTTACTAACCCCAACCTGCAGCTACTATAACCGCGAGGCCGTCGTCATCAGTGCACTGCAGGTGGAGAAGCATCCGGTGACCATGCCGGGTCCGTTTGTGACGCCTCCCGCCCAGCGTCACCTCTTTCACAGCAGCTCCGCCTTCTACATGACACCACCGGCGCGTCGTCCGGACACGGTGGCTAGTCGGTGCACCTCCCGCACGGCCAGCCCCCTGCCCGGCGGCCGCTTCGGTAGTCTCGTGAGCGTGCAGAGCGGTCCGGGGGCCCACCATCCGGGTGTCCTGCCCTCCGGATCGGCGGTGCCTCCGGCTCTGCACGGATCGCCGCAGTGGCGCAGCTCGCCCAGGCCGCACTCGTCACCCAAGATGAAACTAAGGTGCGCCGGGGTGTCTAGTTTGgagatttaatttttgtttctttgcaACTTATGAGCTGGGAATGGCTTAATGGCTATACTAAGTCTGTTCCgtttcatatttttgtttatttgtaagCTCATCTTTATGTTCCAACTATTCTTCAGTAGAAAAATAGATTAAAACCATAATCCTTACCTCTCCTCAGATACATGAAAAACATATTCCCCAAAGCGGATGAAATGCTACTCCTGGATGTCCTGGCCAATGCGGATAACAACGTGCAGTACGCCTCGGAGAAGTTGATTTCCTTGGGCTACACCAAGCGGGAAATGCAACTGCCCCACAAACCCAACAATCGTCCGCCGGAGTTGGCCCAAGAGCAAGCTGGCGGGGATCAGGCCACCCAGCACATACCACTGCGACCAAAGGAATACACGGAGGAGGAGAAGGCCAAGAGTGAGTTGTACTGCTTAAGCCATAAATACTTAATAAAATGATGTATCTTTTAGTGCAAACTAGGCTCAAGGAGAAGTATCCACAAATTGCCGAGCGCATCATTCTGATGGCTCTGGAGTCGGTGAACTATGCCGAGGATCGGGCCACTCAGATCCTGCAGATCGTCCAGGACGAAGACGAACAGAGGGCCCAGAAACAACCCTCAGCCAATCCGAAGAGTCTGGAGCTATCCTCGACCACTGCTCCGGATCAGGTGGATGGAGTCGCCGGAGACAGGTACCTCAAATGTAGTCCCAATCCAAACCACTGCCACAATCAGCGCCCTGCTTTCCCACCCACCTATGTTTCGTCCGATGCTTTATCTGTTTGTTAATCGACTGCCTATATATTTTCTCTGTGAACTTTTGTTGCCGCCTCTCTGATCTCTGATCTCTGAAATCCCACGAACCAAACCACACTGCCACTGTCCACTTGCTTTGCGCCACACGATCATCATCCAGGCAAGCCTCATCCACATCTGCATCCAAACTGAAGCCACCGCACAAGCGCCACATACTGCCATCCATCAATGTCACCACACCGTCGACGGCCACCACCCAGATTATCCTGGACCAGCCGGAGCAAGAGGTGGGCGACGGAGACCCAGGTAtcgaggaggagcagcagcagcagcaggagcatcGTCACCTGTCATCCATATCGAGTGCATCCTCATCGCATTCATATGTCTCACCCGCACAGTCACCCTGCTACGAGCGCCTGACCACCAAGAGCATCCTGGCCAAGGGAAtccaggggcaggggcaggggcaggttCAGGCCAACCAGAACCACAACGACACTAACAGAAACTACAGCATCAGCGGCTACCTGCATGGCTCCTCGAATGCTAGCTCCTACTCCTCCTACTCCAGTTCAATGACGTCCTCATCGCTGGcctccaactccaactcctCATCCATAGCGAAGGCAATAATCGAAAGTCGCGCTCGCACCAAAACCGAATCGCTGAAGTATGCCCGTTACCGTTGTTAGCCCGTAACCGTTACCGTTTCGCTAAGTAGATCGTTTGGCATGAATCCGTATCCTTGAAGGATACCGCATGGAATGTAGACGGGAATTCACTCTCTGAGCACTTTTTATTCCCAGATTTGAGTTTTCTTTGGCATGCCTAAAGCTTAAACACTCTAATTCTAAAATATTATTCTAAATTGTAATGTCCTGTCTCATCCCAACAGGCACCGCCAGCACTCATCGAGCTTTGGCAACTCCCAGAACTCCGAATCCTCGGAGTTTCAATCCATCATCGAGAGAATGACCAGTTTGGGACCCAATTCGCAGCTAACCAAGGGAGCAGATGAAAACCTACTACTGTAAGAGGATCAGGATGTCTAAGCTATACAAGTACATTGATTCTTGTCTTTCAGAGCCGACTATGTAACCTGGAATGGACCCAATACCACGCTCCTCCAAAAGCAACCCACTCAGGGTCCAGACTCCAGCCTCCTGGGCGATCGCAGCTATAAGCCAGCCGGCAGGAACTCGGAACTGTGCAAAGGAGCCCAGGCCGGCTTGGCCAAAGGCAGCATCTATGCCCGGGGCAGCAACAAGAGTCCCAACATCAAATGCAACTAGGCGGGATAACTAAATGCTCCTTTTCCCCTAGAGtgccaaaaaaaagcaaagaaatcTTAGTGACTAGAAAAGCACCCTCCAGAAACCAGACTTACCATTTGTATGTGTCGTGAAACGTATTTTGCTCTAGATATTTACCCTTAGACCCCGTAGATCTCCAGACTCCCAAAAACACATTCCATCCAAGCtccaattattttttaataactcGTAAATAAACAGACTTTAAAAACTATCAAACTTAATTAGTTATTGGGGGAAATACAATAGGGgtatattcaaaatatttaaaattattaatatttttacgtCCTAATCGCATCTCCCCCCTAAAGCGCGGGTCTGACTATACTAAGGGGAACCATAGTACAAAAAACCCAGTCTAAATTAGCGGCTCTCTGGTCTACACTTCGTCCTCGTTGAGAAGCATATTTGGGATGCCATCGGTAATGGGGAATATCCTGCCAGTTTCTGGGCACTCCAGCTGACCTTCCAGCACATCGATTTCAAAGAGTAGGTGGTGCAGCTTCTGGAGGAGTAGCTCGTTCTCACCAATGTTCTCCGGTTGTGTAGGTGGGATGTCATCCGCAAGTTCCGCCTAATATCAACAATATGGGAGATAAATTTCTTGAGAGGATTGAGGGGGTATTTGGACACTTACCACCTGTGCAGCTCCATAAATAGCCGCCCAGTCCAGCTTGGGCAGCAATCGCTCTATGAATGTCGGATTAAACTCACTTTCCACCTCTTCCTTTTTATTTAtctgaaataaataaaatgttcttGAAACAATCAATATTTTCAAGATTTTCCTCTCACCGTTAGCTTCAAGGGGAATCCCACTTTAACACCTTTGATGGCCATGGAGGTTAGGAAGTTATAAGTGCTGAGCTTCATTTTGTGGCCTCTTAAATCCGctttaatttgttaaatttaaatgtttataaaacaatatttttgcGGCAACACGTTGTGTTGAATCTTCCTCTTCTCCAATTTGCCATTCAAGCTGGTATGAAAAGTTGGTATCTATCGTATAAGTGGATGGTATATATCGTGTTATCGATAAATATCAcgatataaatataaacaaggAATATCGATACATATTTTACCCAAGAAAGCAGCCAACTGTAGctatttaaaagtttttcccCGTTTATATGTGCAATTGGACGTTAAAACGTTGTTAAATCTGTGACCGAGGGAGGAATAAACGCGTGAACCAACGATGGAGGACATTTTCCACTGGTGCCGCGAGGGAAACTCGATTCAAGTGCGCCTGTGGCTGGACGAAACGGAGCACGACAACAATCTGGGGTAAAATGATGGAAAACTACTTGTGGCAGGGTGGACTTGGTGGACACTTTCTAATTGGCTCGGGAGAGGCATGGAATTAGACTACCCCTGGGTGGCAATCCAGTCCTTTCCAGGAAGGGCTGTGCAGTCATCGCCAGTGATACGCCCCAGCATATTTGGTTCGAGTGGAGTGACGTCATGATTTATTCTTGTGTTGTGTAAACAGACGaatctaaaatatatacacatgTATATTTCAACATATGTGTGCAAGTCAAGAGGCGTCTCGTATCGCGAGCATAAAACCTGCTGCCCACACAATCTTTACCTGTGCCTACCCTGGCTGGCCTGAGGGTAGTCCCATTTTGCCAAGAACCCATCAACTCTCCTCCTAAAAGTCTATTTCAACTTTATTGATATTCAAATTATGATCTCCATTTTAGGGACGACCATGGCTTCAGTCCACTGCACTGGGTGTCGAAGGAGGGTCATGTCAAGCTGGTGGAGACGCTGTTGCAGCGAGGAGCGAGGGTGAATGCCACCAACATGGGCGACGACATCCCACTGCACTTAGCCGCCGCCCACGGGCATCGAGATGTGGTGCAAATGGTAATTAAGCTTTGATTAGAACCAGGTTTTAAAATAACAAGCATTTCAATTTCAGCTAATAAAAGAACGAAGTGACGTGAACGCCATTAACGAGCATGGAAACACACCGCTGCACTATGCCTGCTTCTGGGGCTACGACATGATCTGCGAGGACCTCCTGAACGCCGGCGCCCTTGTGGGAATCGCCAACAAGGATGGGCATACGCCCATCGACAAAGCCAAGCCCAGCCTGGCCAAACGACTCCAGGATCTGGTGGAGAAGAGCGGCAAGGAGGTGAAGGTGATCAGTTTCAAAGAGCAGAGCTGGCAGGGCCTGAAAACCCGGTCCCGGGACGCTACCCTGTCGAGATTTAAGGGAATCAGCATGGGTGATTTGGACCTGCACACCAAGCTGTCTGTCACCTCGTCCGGAGAGACATGGCGAGGCCGTTGGCAAAAGAATGATGTGGTGGCCAAAATCTTGGCTGTCCGTCAGTGCACGCCACGAATTTCTAGAGATTTTAACGAGGAATTCCCCAAGATGCGCATCTTTTCGCATCCCAATATTTTGCCCATAATTGGAGCTTGCAATTCACCGCCAAACTTGGTGACCATTAGTCAGGTGAGTGGCTTCTTACATCTAGAAAATATGGATTTAGAATAACAGTTTTTGTCCTTGTAGTTCATGCCAAGATCATCGCTTTTTAATCTTCTACACGGAGCCACTGGCGTGGTGGTGGATGCCAGCCAAGCAATTAAGTTTGCCCTGGACATTGCCCGGGGAATGGCCTTCCTGCACTCCCTGGAAAGGATCATACCGACCTATCACTTGAACAGCCACCACGTGATGATCGACGACGATCTGACGGCGAGGATCAACATGGGCGATGCGAAGTTCTCCTTCCAGGAGAAAGGACGCATCTACCAGCCCGCCTGGATGTCGCCGGAGGCTCTGCAGCGGAAGCAGGCAGATCGCAACTGGGAGGCTTGCGACATGTGGAGCTTCGCTATACTCATCTGGGAGCTGACCACGCGCGAGGTGCCCTTCGCCGAATGGTCGCCCATGGAATGCGGCATGAAGATCGCCCTGGAGGGCCTTAGGGTCAAGATTCCTCCGGGCACCTCGTCCCATATGGCCAAGCTGATAGGAATCTGTATGAACGAGGACCCCGGCAAGCGGCCCAAGTTCGACATGGTGCTGCCAATCCTGGAGAAAATGAAGCGTTGAGGGCGGGGGAAGAAACAACGAACGCCAAGCCAAAATGTGCCTTGAAATACTTCGTTTTGCCAACTAATTGTAATTACTACTTTGTGTTACCTTTCTCTAACTGAGCCTAACCAAAACTCCGAACTCCAAATCCGAACCGAAACGGCAACTAAGAATTTATGTTTCTCTGTCTCACTGTTGTCTCTACTTATGATTTTTTCCGTCAACGTATTGTGCGGGTGCTCGATTCTGTCGTTAATGTTAAGTTGGATAACCGTTAGGATCGTATTTATACAGAAATATATTTGTTAtactaattatttaaaatgaaattttgtacctTTCTGGTACACAACATGATGTATGAGCTTTTCCTGCCGAGTACCAGAAAATGGAGAGCTTTTTGGGAGGTGGTTGGGGGCGGGAGACCCGGCGGATGCAGCAGCGCAGCGCGAGCAAGACGTCCCTGACCTGGTTTCCATTTGAGGCACGCGATTTTGTGCAGCTCGCGTGGGCAGAGAATAAGTGGCAGGGCGCCGGCGTGGGAATATGGAGAGAGTACTCAGTGTTCAactgtttaaataaatatttcataatttgTTTAGATTATGTCACTtggaaattatattttattttaggaacaataattttaaattttttgcttttcgaAAACCTTTTATTTTAATCCTTTCCCATAACTTTTATCGAAACTCTCTTCTGACCCGGCTCTCACCGGTTTCGCGACTCTCTGTTTATGTTTTTGCGGCAAGCTATTATTTGGGGCCTGTGTTGCGGCAAGCTTGCAACGAGCCATGTGATTGTTTTGCTGGCTCGCTCTTTCTTTAATGGTACGAGTACATCCTGCGGGGTCCTTTTTCTGCCACTGCTGTTTGCTGCCATTGCagctttaaaaaacttttttccttttttttttttgctgcactttgttgtcgccgttgccgttgccgtcgTCCTGTCGCTGTCGTCCTGTAGTCGTCGGCGCTTTTCGGGCCCAGAGGCTGGTCGCTCGTTCTCCGGCCAAATGGCAGTGGAGCAGTGCAGTGTCCAAAAGCCGATTTACAGTTTTCCATGCCCAGTTATGACGGCAACAGCATTTCCGCAACATTTAAGTCAAAAGGACTAAGGAAAAATAGTGTGAAATAGGATAAACATAGTGTGTGGTGTTTAAACAATAAACTATTAGGAAAATAAAAGGATAACTATTAAAATCGTAAGAGAGCTTTGGAGAATCGGAAGTGAAATCGAGTGaaagtgaagaaaaaaaaactgatgGCATCTTTTAGGCGCAGCGCATAAAACAGATTTTCGTTCGCATTTCCATATTTGTTTCCTGTGTTTTGCTGAACAATTTTTAAGGCTTGGCTGTGCAGCTGCTTAAATGTATTTTAGTGACAGCTACCAGAAACGGCCAGCCCCTTGGAGGGCCGGCAATCCATGGAGTATTCAAACACCACGGGTTTGAATCATAATATCATCGTCAAGGAGGATCCGGAGCAGAATcatcatcagcatcagcagtCAAGCAAAACCAGGTTAGTATTTATAAATAGTGCACTTATACCATTGCACACACTCCAACACACACTGGCACTCACATGCCCCATTTTATGACCACACCTGGGCCAAAAGAGGGTAACTTTTATGATGCTGCTTTCACTTTTGTTGTAGGTCTGtaggttttatttttcatttcaattaaCCATACAATTGCCCGGACAGGAGCAGAAAGGaaaaggagcaggagcaggagcaggagcaggagcaggagctggtgGCTCACATCAGGATGCGAACTTTTCATCAACGGCAGCAGCGGCGGTTACAGTTTGCCGCAGTTACTCCATCATTCATTTGGCTGACGAGTGAGCCACTAACCTACTTCCTTCGCACACAAAAGCCGCAGATGCTGCGAAGCTGCCGCAGatgttgctgctactgctgttgCCGgcatgccacgcccacacaATAGGCGgctggcaggcaggcaggcaggcggcAGAGAGGCCTTAGGCGCTTCAGATGACGTTGGCGTTGATGAGTGAAAATGTGAAAATTGCATGGCATGGTAGATGGAAATGAACGACGACAGTGCATAACAAATGATGAGATTTGTTTCGCGTGCATCCCCCAGCCTTTCTCCCTTCCtcctcccttttttttttgttagaaaTTCCCAAACGATCGATGGTCGGCtgcataaatcaaaaattccATTTTGCAGATTTCAGCACAAAAGGAGGCACACAGACACAAGCACACAGACACTGGCACAGACTGAAaggatggctggctggctggcaggaagaaaatggaaatgaaaaaagGCTCCTTGCCAAACTAAAATGCCACATGGGCAAATATTTCACTTGTGCTTTCGAGCGGCGCATTGAAAAGCGAAAATATTGTGACAATacaagcagcaacatcacttgcaacaacagcaacatcagcttGCAACAGCAGATTCAAGTGGAAGTGCTCTGTCTAAGGACTTTGTGAAGTGCATAACAACGTGGAAATATTCTAAAAGCAAACTACAAGCAGAAGGCAGTAAGATGCACTTGGAAAAAGGACTACAAAATATGCATTATTTTGGATATATTCTAACCTACAAGCCACTAAATAAGAGCACAGTCTTTgctttttcaataaaaacataaaaaatcatgcttttaaaattacaattttaaaaaatcaaaatgttttaaacaaaaactattatttttcaGTGTAGAAAACACATATAAAAGGCAACTATATGCAGTGACAGCAACAGCTACAGCATCAGCATCCTCGTATCCTGACGGGCcacaaagcaacaaaaaaagcataaaaaaatatataaggaAAAGGGACATGAGAAAAGAAGCCGCAGGATGGGAAAAAATGTAAAAGGCGAAGACACATGCAAAGCATATATTGATTTTTATCCCTTTTCCCCTGCGAAAGTTACTTGGGTTTGACTTTGTATTTGATTGCCCtcagggcgtatgagtaatgcaGCAGCTTCAGCCCGCTTAGATTGCTGGAAGCGGTGCGTATACTTGATTTATACGATTCCCTCTGGAAGGATTGTAAAGAAAGAGGCACTGCCATCAACTTCAGCTGCAAGTGCGATAAATCTCAAGATTTCCATAAAAACTAACCCAAGTTGGAACAACTTAAAGGCAACTTGAAAGACAAACATGAGAGAGCCTCTTAAATTTCAAGAACTGAAAAGAAACTATCCATCACTATCGATTCGGACTACCCACCCACCTGCTGGCGATGATGTTCAATAAATTCTGGGGGGAAATGGCCAATTACGAGGCAAAACGAGTTAAGAATTGCGCCAGGAGAGAGATGGCCGATACAGAAGCCCTCCCTCCGGCTTCGTCCGCCTGACCGCTTTCTCCCATATCTCTCTGGAAATAAATGGCCGTAGTCGCCTGCACTTAACATGAATGGCCATTTTTCCAATCAATTACATACGGGGGTGGCAGGGGATGGGGCTAAGAACTGAAAACGTGAAAGCCAAGAAAACAAAGGGGTTGGAGCCAGGGAGAGGGTCTTGGGAAACCTTAGCTaactattattatttgaatttttaaaccgTATTGCCATTTTCTGTGCAACAATTTTCTTTGGCATTGACATTGCAATGCCGTTGACGTGTTTCATCGACCTAATTGGCCAATACTTGCCCCGATTATAGCTAGATTATAAACCCATTAGTCTATAGcccaaaaatattaatattattgtttattttctctttCAGACTGTCTGTGATTGGTAGCTATTTCAAGATCGACTCACCGATCGGAGTGCAGCCTGTTGCAATCGCCTTGGGCAGCCAGCGTTGCCTCAATACGCCCCCGACCACGCCCAGCAGTCCCTTGCGGGAAGCGCCCCAGAGTCCCTCGGACGGACACATTTCATCCTTGAGCTCGCACTCCGGCTCAGGATGCAGTGACATCCTGTTGGGTAAGTCCTGATCCGGCTCCCCCTATTTATAGCTTCGCGGCCCGAAACAGATCATGACCTAGGAAGGGGCCAGAAAAATGCCAGCGAATGCCAACATTTTATTGAGGTTGCTGACATTCGCCGCctgtttctatattttttgctGCCGTCTCCCACTCTGCGCTACTTTGGCTTAAGTTTACTTTGCATGCCACCAGCGCTGAGGGAAAAGTGTTGGCCAGAAATACCAGCCCGCCCTGCCACAATCTGTGCCACATTGCTGTCATGCACAGGGAGAAAAATGTTATTGAGGAGTTTGGCACGAAATCAATTTAGGTCTATGGCAGAATGGTAGTATATGATGTAATCAGACCCAGCACTCCTACTACTATAATActaatttttacattttttgagAGTCAATGCCTTATGGTCCTTACATTTTAATAGTTTCTAAACTTCATCCATCATCTGGCTTTGTTTGCCGTTCTACTTAATTTTTGGCAATTGTTTGATTTTCGGTTATTCGCaaattttccagccattcCCTTCACATCAAGTGATAATTTCTAACGCTGACTCCGTCAGAGCTTGTTTACCAGAACCGCCGAGTGCTATCAAAGTCTCAGACCTCAACAACAATCGCAATGGCCACAAATTgtggcggcggaggaggaATGTGGAAAGTAAACAAGAGATTCGCATTCAAATaactaaaatctaaaaaagTAAACAGGAAGAAATAGTTATTAGCCTagttattattaataattgtttttaaacaGGAGATTTTGCATGGAACTACTGTTCTACTACTATACTGCGTTCTACTGCTATGTAGTATAGTACACTACTTTTCAACTACATATTCTACTGCTATTTAGTAAAAAGCTTCTATATTATTCTCTCTGTGTAGAAACTAAGCCTATCTATCGGTAGTGGCATAATaataagcaaataaataaaactaaacgcATTTTGCGCCACTTTGTTGCTGCCCGCGCCTTGTTTCTGCTActgttgcagttgttgttcTGTGCCGttaatgttgttgttggtcGGATTGTTGTTGCCGCCGCCTGAGATGTTGCCCATGACGTTGCCCACAAGTCATTGAACTTAGAGCGGCGTCGTCGCCGTAGACCGTCCAACAatagcaaaataaataaaaagctaaAATCCGAAGAAGCCAAGGCAGCCAAGGCAgccccctccccctccccctccccctcccaCCCACTTTGTGATGATAAGTGAAATGCAGTAATAATAAGAATAGTGAGCGGGCAACTCTCACTcgaagacacacacacacacacacagataccgATTACACAATCTTCGCGAGcggcattttcatttttctctTCCTGGTTCGTCGTCATCGCGTGTCTCTGTATTTGTTTTTGCGAATCTCTTTCTTACAGAGTGTGCgtaacacacaaacacacacacacacacacaggcacgTACTGAGATCAGGTTTTATCAGGGAATCGAACCCATACTGCTTTGAGGCTGGGTGGCGATGGGGGCGGCAGTGGGCGGCAGTGGGCCGGCCGCTTCGATTGCTCGTGTCGTTTCGCTTTCGTGGAGGATCGTGGATCCGATCGGGGGATATATCTTCGCCGTTTTCTTGTTATTTACAGTTTCTGGTTGCTTTCGCTGCTCCGTTGGAAAAAGCCCCAACTAGCTGCTGCGTCGCTTCAGTCGTCGGCGTCGCTGCCTTTTCTGATCGTTGACTTTTGTGGGATCCCTTTTGGGCTGGGCATTCGTCA of the Drosophila ananassae strain 14024-0371.13 chromosome 2R, ASM1763931v2, whole genome shotgun sequence genome contains:
- the LOC6506934 gene encoding uncharacterized protein LOC6506934 isoform X2; this encodes MSESNGYQKLPPGWDCKYDQTTGNCYYINYLTKAMQLEDPRGRSYRQLQNERCSTESIALQQMVSQSQTSHNSSPYHLGSSAHVHPSNNLTAIRAFQERNQQPTLHNISTSPLLSASSRGHLEMSSPLPFQRARLGPNLSRRSTIQETSFTNQAETDAVVTKIQNMFPTADDNHIRLLLKRYMKNIFPKADEMLLLDVLANADNNVQYASEKLISLGYTKREMQLPHKPNNRPPELAQEQAGGDQATQHIPLRPKEYTEEEKAKMQTRLKEKYPQIAERIILMALESVNYAEDRATQILQIVQDEDEQRAQKQPSANPKSLELSSTTAPDQVDGVAGDRQASSTSASKLKPPHKRHILPSINVTTPSTATTQIILDQPEQEVGDGDPGIEEEQQQQQEHRHLSSISSASSSHSYVSPAQSPCYERLTTKSILAKGIQGQGQGQVQANQNHNDTNRNYSISGYLHGSSNASSYSSYSSSMTSSSLASNSNSSSIAKAIIESRARTKTESLKHRQHSSSFGNSQNSESSEFQSIIERMTSLGPNSQLTKGADENLLLADYVTWNGPNTTLLQKQPTQGPDSSLLGDRSYKPAGRNSELCKGAQAGLAKGSIYARGSNKSPNIKCN
- the LOC6506935 gene encoding integrin-linked protein kinase; translated protein: MEDIFHWCREGNSIQVRLWLDETEHDNNLGDDHGFSPLHWVSKEGHVKLVETLLQRGARVNATNMGDDIPLHLAAAHGHRDVVQMLIKERSDVNAINEHGNTPLHYACFWGYDMICEDLLNAGALVGIANKDGHTPIDKAKPSLAKRLQDLVEKSGKEVKVISFKEQSWQGLKTRSRDATLSRFKGISMGDLDLHTKLSVTSSGETWRGRWQKNDVVAKILAVRQCTPRISRDFNEEFPKMRIFSHPNILPIIGACNSPPNLVTISQFMPRSSLFNLLHGATGVVVDASQAIKFALDIARGMAFLHSLERIIPTYHLNSHHVMIDDDLTARINMGDAKFSFQEKGRIYQPAWMSPEALQRKQADRNWEACDMWSFAILIWELTTREVPFAEWSPMECGMKIALEGLRVKIPPGTSSHMAKLIGICMNEDPGKRPKFDMVLPILEKMKR
- the LOC6506934 gene encoding uncharacterized protein LOC6506934 isoform X4 codes for the protein MSESNGYQKLPPGWDCKYDQTTGNCYYINYLTKAMQLEDPRGRSYRQLQNERCSTESIALQQMVSQSQTSHNSSPYHLGSSAHVHPSNNLTAIRAFQERNQQPTLHNISTSPLLSASSRGHLEMSSPLPFQRARLGPNLSRRSTIQETSFTNQAETDAVVTKIQNMFPTADDNHIRLLLKRYMKNIFPKADEMLLLDVLANADNNVQYASEKLISLGYTKREMQLPHKPNNRPPELAQEQAGGDQATQHIPLRPKEYTEEEKAKMQTRLKEKYPQIAERIILMALESVNYAEDRATQILQIVQDEDEQRAQKQPSANPKSLELSSTTAPDQVDGVAGDRHRQHSSSFGNSQNSESSEFQSIIERMTSLGPNSQLTKGADENLLLADYVTWNGPNTTLLQKQPTQGPDSSLLGDRSYKPAGRNSELCKGAQAGLAKGSIYARGSNKSPNIKCN
- the LOC6506934 gene encoding uncharacterized protein LOC6506934 isoform X1; this encodes MSESNGYQKLPPGWDCKYDQTTGNCYYINYLTKAMQLEDPRGRSYRQLQNERCSTESIALQQMVSQSQTSHNSSPYHLGSSAHVHPSNNLTAIRAFQERNQQPTLHNISTSPLLSASSRGHLEMSSPLPFQRARLGPNLSRRSTIQETSFTNQAETDAVVTKIQNMFPTADDNHIRLLLKRYYNREAVVISALQVEKHPVTMPGPFVTPPAQRHLFHSSSAFYMTPPARRPDTVASRCTSRTASPLPGGRFGSLVSVQSGPGAHHPGVLPSGSAVPPALHGSPQWRSSPRPHSSPKMKLRYMKNIFPKADEMLLLDVLANADNNVQYASEKLISLGYTKREMQLPHKPNNRPPELAQEQAGGDQATQHIPLRPKEYTEEEKAKMQTRLKEKYPQIAERIILMALESVNYAEDRATQILQIVQDEDEQRAQKQPSANPKSLELSSTTAPDQVDGVAGDRQASSTSASKLKPPHKRHILPSINVTTPSTATTQIILDQPEQEVGDGDPGIEEEQQQQQEHRHLSSISSASSSHSYVSPAQSPCYERLTTKSILAKGIQGQGQGQVQANQNHNDTNRNYSISGYLHGSSNASSYSSYSSSMTSSSLASNSNSSSIAKAIIESRARTKTESLKHRQHSSSFGNSQNSESSEFQSIIERMTSLGPNSQLTKGADENLLLADYVTWNGPNTTLLQKQPTQGPDSSLLGDRSYKPAGRNSELCKGAQAGLAKGSIYARGSNKSPNIKCN
- the LOC6506934 gene encoding uncharacterized protein LOC6506934 isoform X3 translates to MSESNGYQKLPPGWDCKYDQTTGNCYYINYLTKAMQLEDPRGRSYRQLQNERCSTESIALQQMVSQSQTSHNSSPYHLGSSAHVHPSNNLTAIRAFQERNQQPTLHNISTSPLLSASSRGHLEMSSPLPFQRARLGPNLSRRSTIQETSFTNQAETDAVVTKIQNMFPTADDNHIRLLLKRYYNREAVVISALQVEKHPVTMPGPFVTPPAQRHLFHSSSAFYMTPPARRPDTVASRCTSRTASPLPGGRFGSLVSVQSGPGAHHPGVLPSGSAVPPALHGSPQWRSSPRPHSSPKMKLRYMKNIFPKADEMLLLDVLANADNNVQYASEKLISLGYTKREMQLPHKPNNRPPELAQEQAGGDQATQHIPLRPKEYTEEEKAKMQTRLKEKYPQIAERIILMALESVNYAEDRATQILQIVQDEDEQRAQKQPSANPKSLELSSTTAPDQVDGVAGDRHRQHSSSFGNSQNSESSEFQSIIERMTSLGPNSQLTKGADENLLLADYVTWNGPNTTLLQKQPTQGPDSSLLGDRSYKPAGRNSELCKGAQAGLAKGSIYARGSNKSPNIKCN
- the LOC6493054 gene encoding multifunctional methyltransferase subunit TRM112-like protein, which encodes MKLSTYNFLTSMAIKGVKVGFPLKLTINKKEEVESEFNPTFIERLLPKLDWAAIYGAAQVAELADDIPPTQPENIGENELLLQKLHHLLFEIDVLEGQLECPETGRIFPITDGIPNMLLNEDEV